One segment of Candidatus Liberimonas magnetica DNA contains the following:
- the gatC gene encoding Asp-tRNA(Asn)/Glu-tRNA(Gln) amidotransferase subunit GatC has product MKITIKEVEHVAKLARLELSPEEKEKYAGQLEKILEYVDLLNKLDTKDIEPTSHALELENVFREDKLEPCSTEARDRLLANAPEREGDYFKVKKVIE; this is encoded by the coding sequence GTGAAAATAACAATAAAAGAAGTTGAACATGTAGCTAAACTGGCAAGGCTTGAACTTTCTCCGGAAGAAAAAGAGAAGTATGCCGGCCAGCTTGAAAAGATATTGGAGTATGTAGACCTGTTGAATAAACTGGATACCAAAGATATTGAACCGACAAGCCATGCTCTTGAATTAGAAAATGTCTTTAGGGAAGATAAGCTTGAGCCTTGTTCAACGGAAGCCCGCGACAGGCTCCTGGCAAATGCTCCTGAGCGGGAAGGCGATTATTTCAAGGTAAAAAAGGTAATTGAATAA